A window of the [Chlorobium] sp. 445 genome harbors these coding sequences:
- the ribD gene encoding riboflavin biosynthesis protein RibD, whose product MAEERLHKEEHTAQDEKFMRECLRLARHGAGAVSPNPMVGAVVVHQGKIIGRGWHKQYGGAHAEVHAIAAVKDATLLRESTLYVNLEPCSHFGKTPPCADLIIEKKIPRVVIGCKDPFKKVSGRGIKKLREAGVSVTVGVLEKEAERLNEAFIKFHKKGVPFVALKLAQTLDGKIATKTKESKWITSEMARAYSHQLRAEADAVLIGTGTALADNPLLTVRFVKGRNPMRVLLDRKLRVPLHANIFNKDAKTLVITSKVNRKHPKLKALARQDVETCFVTEKNDELNLNEVLEILHERKVLLVMIEGGAKLIASFLRTKLCDKLHLFIAPKILGADALSSIGQLNLRHLEDSIELHELSLKVLGDTLLVEGYF is encoded by the coding sequence ATGGCTGAAGAGCGCCTTCACAAAGAAGAGCATACCGCGCAAGATGAAAAGTTTATGCGAGAGTGCTTGCGCTTAGCGCGGCATGGTGCAGGTGCGGTAAGCCCGAATCCAATGGTGGGTGCGGTAGTCGTGCACCAAGGTAAAATCATTGGACGCGGCTGGCACAAGCAGTATGGAGGAGCGCATGCAGAAGTGCATGCCATTGCTGCCGTCAAGGATGCAACACTGCTGCGTGAGTCGACACTTTATGTCAATCTTGAACCCTGTTCACACTTTGGTAAAACCCCGCCTTGCGCCGACCTTATCATAGAAAAAAAAATTCCGCGCGTTGTGATTGGTTGCAAAGACCCTTTCAAAAAAGTCTCGGGCAGAGGGATCAAAAAACTGCGTGAAGCAGGTGTGAGCGTAACTGTCGGTGTTCTGGAAAAAGAAGCAGAGCGACTCAATGAAGCCTTTATCAAATTTCACAAAAAAGGTGTGCCGTTTGTTGCGCTCAAACTCGCGCAGACGCTCGATGGAAAAATTGCCACGAAGACAAAAGAATCGAAATGGATTACAAGCGAAATGGCACGTGCTTATTCGCATCAGTTGCGAGCCGAAGCCGACGCTGTGCTGATTGGTACAGGCACGGCACTTGCCGATAATCCCTTACTCACCGTCCGCTTCGTCAAAGGGCGCAACCCTATGCGCGTGTTACTCGACCGCAAACTGCGTGTACCGCTGCACGCAAACATCTTCAACAAAGATGCAAAGACACTTGTGATTACTTCAAAGGTTAATCGCAAGCACCCAAAACTCAAAGCCCTTGCACGTCAAGACGTAGAAACCTGCTTTGTAACAGAGAAAAATGATGAGTTGAATCTCAATGAAGTGCTTGAGATTCTGCACGAAAGAAAAGTGCTCTTGGTGATGATCGAAGGCGGCGCAAAGCTCATTGCAAGTTTTCTGCGCACAAAACTATGCGACAAATTGCATCTCTTCATTGCTCCAAAAATTCTTGGTGCTGATGCGCTCTCGAGCATTGGACAATTGAACTTGCGGCACTTGGAGGATAGTATTGAGTTGCACGAGCTCTCGCTAAAAGTTTTGGGCGATACGCTGCTCGTCGAAGGCTATTTTTAG